The nucleotide window AATTATATAAACTTATATGGGAGAGATATGTATCTAGTCAAATGAGTTCAGCTATATATGACACTATGTCAATAAAAATTTTATGCAGAGAATACATTTTTAAATCTACAAGCTCTAAAATAAAGTTTGAGGGTTTCATGAAAGTCTACAATATAAATGAAAAGGATAATAATAAGGTGATGACTTTTCTTTTGCACAAAGGAGAAGAATTGAAATTATATAAATTAGAACCAGCACAACATTTTACTCAACCACCTGCTTCATATTCAGAAGCTACATTGATAAAGACATTGGAAGAGTTGGGAATAGGTAGGCCTAGTACTTATGCACCTACCATAAGTACTATTTTAAGTAGAGAATATGTTGTATTAGAAAATAAATATTTTAAGCCTACGGAATTGGGTATTTTAGTCAATGAATTATTAGAAGAATATTTTAAAAATATAGTAAATGAGGAGTTTACTGCGGAAATGGAAGAAAAGCTAGACAATGTAGCAGATGGCAAATATCCATGGAAAAAGGTAGTTGAAGACTTTTATAAGGACTTTAGCAAGGACTTAATAGTTGCTGAAGAAGAAATTGATAAAATTGAAATTGAAGAAGAAGTTACTGATGTCATATGTGAGAAATGCGGAAGAAATATGGTTGTTAAATATGGAAGGTATGGAAAATTCTTGGCTTGTCCGGGATATCCAGAGTGCAAAAATACCAAACCTCTTTTGCAAGAATTAGATGTAGAATGTCCATTGTGCGGAGGCAAAATAGTGGAAAGGAGATCTAAAAAAGGTAGATTATTTTACGGATGCAGCAATTATCCTAAATGTAATTTTGTATCTTGGGATAGACCAATTAAAGAAAAATGTCCCAATTGTGGAGGTTTACTTGTTCAAAAAAGAAATAAAAATAGTACAACTGTTAAGTGTATAGACAAATCTTGTGGTTTTTCAAAAGTAGAGAAAAATGTTAAAAAAAATATATGAATTTAGTTCTGTACTTTTATAGAAAAATGTAGTAGTCTATATATAGATTGATAATTTAAACAAGATTAAATATTCTGAAAATACCACATGAAATAATCTTGCAGTTATGTAGAAAATGTGATAGTATTTCATTGGTCTAGTGATGCTTATAGGAGTGTGGTTTTTATGATGATGGGAACAACTATTATAGCCATTAAAAAAGGTGAAAACATAGCTATTGCCGGAGATGGACAAGTGACTATGGGTGATAGCACTATAATGAAGAGTACAGCCAAAAAAGTTAGAAAAATATATAATGGAGAAGTCGTAATTGGATTTGCGGGTTCTGTAGCAGATGCAGTTACTTTAGCCGAGTTGTTAGAAGAAAAGCTTGAACAGTATGGAGGTAATTTAAAAAGGGCTGCAGTTGAATTGGCTAAGGAATGGAGAAGAGATAAAGTACTTAGAAAGTTAGAAGCCATGCTTATTGCAGGGGATAAAGATAACTTATTACTTATTTCAGGAAATGGTGAAGTCATCGAACCTGATGAGGGAATTGTAGCAATAGGATCTGGAGGTAATTTTGCTTTAGCTGCTGGTAAGGCACTTTCCAAGCATTCAGAATTGTCTATTGAGGAAATAGTAAAAGAATCATTACACATAGCTTCTTCAATTTGTATTTATACAAATGATAATATAACTGTTGAAGTTATTTGAGGAGAGTGATTGTCTATGAAAGAATTAACTCCTAGAAAAATAGTGGAAGAATTGGATAAATATATAGTTGGCCAGGGAAAAGCTAAAAAAGCTGTTGCTATAGCTATTAGGAATAGATATAGAAGAAATTTACTTGAAGAAGATTTTAAGGAAGAAGTTAGGCCTAAAAATATTTTAATGATTGGACCAACGGGTGTTGGGAAAACTGAAATAGCTAGAAGATTGTCGAAACTTATACAGGCACCTTTTGTCAAAGTTGAAGCAACTAAATTTACTGAGGTGGGATATGTAGGTAGAGATGTAGATTCTATGGTTAGAGATTTGGTAGAGGTATCTGTTCAAATCGTGAAAGAAGAAGAAATCATAAAAGTATTTGATAAAGGTAAAGCTATAGCCGAAAATAGAATCATTGAATTGTTAGTTCCTTATCCAAAGCAAAAAAGAAGTACTGATAATCCCTTAGAAATGTTGTTTGGAAATTTGGAAGTTGATGATAAAAATGATAAAAA belongs to Sporanaerobacter acetigenes DSM 13106 and includes:
- the hslV gene encoding ATP-dependent protease subunit HslV gives rise to the protein MMMGTTIIAIKKGENIAIAGDGQVTMGDSTIMKSTAKKVRKIYNGEVVIGFAGSVADAVTLAELLEEKLEQYGGNLKRAAVELAKEWRRDKVLRKLEAMLIAGDKDNLLLISGNGEVIEPDEGIVAIGSGGNFALAAGKALSKHSELSIEEIVKESLHIASSICIYTNDNITVEVI